One Synergistaceae bacterium genomic window carries:
- a CDS encoding sugar transferase: protein MTRFLMILFDCASNIAHRINYSLLRVIFSVIQIILDVYLYNIIFALLIDVKISFEVKAFLTGTMTAFFLFESLYFFRLWTFWDEIKAALRSGLSILLVSVLFLYTSKIKMSLFALILGIAIFIPVSLAARYIFRRLLFALGLLTTNVIILGAGKAGQIFAENIISSPFIARKVLGFLDDDESKQDNFIAGVPVLGKLQDFEQIQSQINADEAIIAIPTASRKTLADILNIVEENVSRVLYIPDMYMLTTYSAEIRSIDGLPVISASQGLLNPVNRFIKNIFDYVGGFAALIIFSPLMIYSAYKIKHEDGGNILFKHKRVGQNLKLFYLYKFRTMIPNAEQVLQEMMKDENLRKEFQQAFKFKNDPRITQFGKFLRRTSLDELPQIFNVLRGEMSLTGPRPIVQKEIKLYYGYKTARQIFHVKPGMTGFWQVSGRNDVKNYDERITYDLYYIHNWSIWLDIIILLRTVRAVIRGTGAY, encoded by the coding sequence TTGACAAGATTTCTCATGATTTTGTTTGATTGTGCTTCAAACATCGCACATCGCATTAATTATTCACTTTTACGGGTAATATTTTCAGTAATACAAATTATTCTTGACGTATATTTATATAATATTATATTCGCGCTGTTAATTGACGTAAAAATTTCGTTTGAAGTAAAAGCCTTCTTAACTGGTACAATGACAGCATTTTTCTTGTTTGAGTCATTATATTTCTTTAGGCTCTGGACATTCTGGGACGAAATAAAGGCGGCTCTCCGTTCGGGGCTGTCTATATTGCTTGTGAGCGTGTTATTTCTTTATACCAGCAAAATAAAAATGTCCTTATTCGCATTAATTCTCGGAATTGCAATATTTATACCTGTGAGTCTGGCAGCCAGGTATATTTTCAGGCGTTTATTATTTGCGCTGGGATTACTCACAACAAATGTAATAATTCTCGGAGCAGGTAAGGCCGGGCAGATATTCGCGGAAAATATAATCTCTTCACCGTTTATAGCGCGTAAAGTTCTGGGATTTCTTGACGACGACGAGTCAAAACAGGATAATTTTATTGCGGGAGTTCCGGTGCTCGGCAAATTACAAGATTTTGAGCAAATTCAATCACAAATTAACGCGGATGAGGCAATTATAGCAATTCCTACAGCGTCAAGAAAGACTCTAGCTGATATATTAAACATTGTAGAAGAGAACGTAAGCAGAGTCTTATATATTCCCGATATGTATATGCTTACAACTTACTCGGCAGAAATTCGCAGCATTGACGGACTCCCTGTTATATCGGCCTCGCAGGGGTTATTGAATCCCGTGAATCGCTTCATAAAAAATATATTTGATTATGTCGGGGGCTTTGCTGCATTGATAATTTTTTCGCCGTTAATGATCTACTCAGCTTATAAAATTAAACACGAGGACGGCGGCAATATTTTATTTAAGCATAAACGAGTCGGGCAAAACTTGAAATTATTTTACTTGTATAAATTTAGAACTATGATTCCAAATGCCGAGCAGGTTTTACAGGAAATGATGAAAGATGAGAATTTACGCAAAGAATTTCAGCAAGCTTTCAAGTTCAAGAATGACCCTAGAATAACGCAATTTGGCAAATTTTTACGCCGCACGAGTCTTGACGAGTTACCGCAAATTTTTAACGTTTTGCGCGGAGAAATGAGTCTCACAGGTCCCCGTCCGATTGTACAGAAAGAAATCAAATTATATTACGGTTATAAGACAGCACGGCAAATCTTTCACGTTAAACCCGGAATGACAGGATTTTGGCAGGTCAGCGGCCGCAATGATGTCAAGAATTATGACGAGCGGATAACTTACGATTTATATTATATTCATAACTGGTCTATATGGCTTGATATTATAATTTTATTGCGAACGGTCAGGGCAGTTATACGAGGCACAGGAGCTTATTAA
- a CDS encoding TRAP transporter small permease yields the protein MRGFFKAISLIRPLYDITDKLVMLICKLLLVADIVITSMSVAGRYIEWIPDPAWSEQMVLTFMVYMAVLSATLAIRRRAHIRMTAFDKYLPDGLVKFLDLVADIAVFALGIVMLVYGIKVCQSPLARFGRYESIPTLSRVWMYLPIPIAGGSMAIFELEQIFMRLEEIFVPKEEKAAI from the coding sequence ATGCGCGGATTCTTTAAAGCAATTTCATTAATAAGGCCGCTATATGACATCACGGATAAATTAGTTATGTTAATCTGCAAATTATTATTAGTTGCTGACATCGTAATAACTTCAATGTCCGTTGCAGGGCGTTATATCGAATGGATTCCCGATCCTGCGTGGAGTGAGCAAATGGTATTAACATTTATGGTATATATGGCGGTCTTGTCTGCTACACTAGCAATTCGCCGCCGTGCTCATATAAGAATGACGGCATTTGATAAATATTTACCCGACGGGCTTGTGAAATTTCTTGATTTAGTAGCTGATATAGCAGTCTTTGCACTGGGTATTGTAATGCTCGTTTATGGCATTAAAGTATGTCAATCGCCTTTGGCAAGATTCGGACGCTATGAATCAATCCCGACATTGAGCCGAGTTTGGATGTATCTGCCGATTCCCATTGCGGGCGGAAGTATGGCAATTTTTGAGCTTGAACAGATTTTCATGAGACTTGAAGAAATCTTTGTCCCTAAGGAAGAGAAAGCAGCAATATAA
- a CDS encoding bifunctional enoyl-CoA hydratase/phosphate acetyltransferase, with protein MEQIRSLSQLIEDATKLCADKGRKRISVAMAEDAGLISAIEDARKMGLIEATLVGNPDKVKECIAEAGASESSYHIIPETSEPKCGIVAVTEVSEGRADIYMKGQLHTDHFLRGMLNKEVGLRVGKNAISHCYFHSIPGYDRIIFIADGAFNMYPDLKMKADIVQNTVNFARSLGVELPKVACLAAVEMVNPDMPCTLDATALVQMNARGQIKNCVVDGPLALDNAINEEAAKIKHIKSPVAGHADILMVPQIEVGNALAKSISFFAKGSETAGLIIGAKAPVVLTSRADSPRAKLLSIAGAVMLAHHQG; from the coding sequence ATGGAACAGATTCGATCATTATCACAGTTAATCGAGGACGCTACGAAATTATGCGCTGATAAAGGCCGTAAAAGAATTTCCGTAGCAATGGCAGAAGACGCGGGACTCATTTCAGCAATCGAGGACGCCCGCAAAATGGGACTCATTGAGGCTACACTCGTGGGCAATCCCGACAAAGTCAAAGAGTGTATCGCAGAAGCAGGCGCATCAGAATCAAGTTATCACATTATCCCCGAAACTAGCGAGCCCAAGTGCGGAATCGTGGCAGTTACTGAAGTCTCAGAAGGCCGGGCAGATATTTATATGAAGGGTCAGCTTCACACGGATCACTTCCTTAGAGGCATGTTAAACAAGGAAGTCGGACTCAGAGTCGGCAAGAATGCTATTTCTCATTGTTATTTCCACTCAATACCGGGCTATGACAGAATAATTTTTATTGCTGATGGAGCATTTAACATGTACCCGGATTTAAAGATGAAGGCCGATATTGTGCAGAATACCGTAAATTTTGCGCGTTCACTCGGAGTCGAGCTCCCGAAAGTAGCATGTCTCGCAGCCGTTGAAATGGTAAATCCTGATATGCCCTGCACTCTTGACGCTACGGCACTCGTACAAATGAACGCACGCGGACAGATTAAAAATTGTGTAGTTGACGGACCTCTCGCACTCGATAACGCAATCAACGAGGAAGCCGCGAAAATCAAGCACATTAAATCACCAGTCGCAGGCCACGCAGATATTTTGATGGTGCCTCAAATTGAAGTAGGTAACGCGCTCGCAAAATCGATAAGTTTCTTTGCTAAGGGCAGTGAGACAGCAGGATTAATTATCGGTGCAAAGGCTCCAGTCGTCTTAACAAGCAGAGCAGACTCACCCAGAGCAAAATTATTATCAATAGCAGGGGCTGTAATGTTAGCTCATCATCAGGGCTAA
- a CDS encoding TRAP transporter substrate-binding protein, protein MKKVLALALVLSCVFAGAASAKVTLVYAEVNPLDSIVGQTGTFFKNKVEELSKGEVVIDIQAGGVLGSEAQVLDGILGGGDTIDMSRISAFALTSYGCQKAMLLSIPYTFVSREHFWKFANSELAAEFLAEPHVIGLPLRGICYGEEGFRHFFFKEKVGGLSDVKGKKIRVSDDPVMTGMVSNLGANPTVVTYTELYSALQTGVTDGAEQPIANYRSNAFSEVAPNLLLDGHTLGAIQIVIADSGWNKLNDQQRAWIMEAGKATQQFNAQLSAGEEAKVLDLLRKDGVTVVDVPDKTEWVKACQPTIQANTASQAELYKKIVDMQ, encoded by the coding sequence ATGAAAAAAGTATTAGCACTCGCGCTCGTTCTTTCTTGTGTATTTGCCGGAGCAGCATCCGCAAAAGTTACGCTTGTTTATGCAGAAGTCAACCCGCTTGACTCAATCGTCGGACAAACTGGAACATTTTTCAAGAACAAAGTTGAAGAACTCTCAAAAGGTGAAGTCGTCATCGATATTCAGGCCGGCGGCGTACTCGGTTCAGAAGCTCAGGTTTTAGACGGAATCCTTGGCGGCGGCGACACAATCGACATGTCAAGAATTTCAGCATTTGCCCTCACAAGTTACGGCTGTCAGAAAGCTATGTTATTATCAATTCCCTATACTTTTGTGAGCCGTGAACATTTCTGGAAGTTCGCAAATAGTGAACTCGCTGCGGAATTTTTAGCAGAACCTCATGTAATCGGACTCCCATTAAGAGGCATTTGCTACGGTGAAGAGGGATTCAGACATTTCTTCTTTAAGGAAAAAGTCGGCGGCTTAAGCGATGTTAAAGGCAAAAAGATTCGTGTATCAGATGACCCTGTTATGACCGGAATGGTCAGCAATCTCGGCGCAAATCCTACAGTTGTAACTTATACGGAACTCTACAGCGCATTACAGACCGGAGTTACTGACGGTGCCGAGCAGCCCATCGCAAATTACAGATCTAATGCATTCTCAGAAGTTGCCCCGAATTTATTGCTTGACGGACATACACTCGGAGCTATTCAGATTGTTATAGCTGACTCAGGCTGGAATAAACTTAATGATCAGCAGCGCGCTTGGATCATGGAAGCAGGGAAGGCAACCCAGCAATTTAATGCGCAGTTATCAGCCGGTGAAGAAGCAAAAGTGTTAGACCTTCTCCGCAAAGACGGCGTAACAGTTGTAGACGTTCCCGACAAAACCGAATGGGTTAAGGCATGCCAGCCCACTATTCAAGCAAATACAGCAAGTCAGGCCGAACTCTATAAGAAAATCGTAGACATGCAATAA
- a CDS encoding ankyrin repeat domain-containing protein, translating into MKKFTLAFVLILVIASCAYASPTSDLFRAVKNEHSTPQDVRIPIRQGAELNHRNNNGWTPLDLAAMNPNSDVIYTFLKEGDQEIRINMRDEYGNTALMKAAYYNDNPEVVKILIDFGADVNIQNDNGQTAIDFARNEEIKQIILDAAGE; encoded by the coding sequence ATGAAAAAATTTACTCTCGCATTTGTATTAATACTCGTAATTGCTTCATGTGCTTATGCGAGTCCTACGAGCGATCTATTTCGAGCAGTAAAGAACGAACATTCAACACCTCAAGACGTGCGAATTCCCATAAGACAAGGGGCAGAACTCAATCACAGGAATAATAACGGCTGGACTCCTTTGGACTTGGCCGCAATGAATCCAAATTCCGACGTGATTTATACTTTCCTGAAAGAGGGCGATCAGGAAATAAGAATTAACATGCGTGACGAATACGGCAACACAGCCCTAATGAAAGCAGCTTATTATAATGACAATCCCGAAGTCGTGAAAATCTTAATTGATTTTGGAGCAGATGTTAATATTCAGAACGACAACGGGCAGACAGCTATTGATTTCGCAAGAAATGAAGAAATAAAGCAAATAATTCTTGATGCAGCAGGTGAATAA
- a CDS encoding TRAP transporter large permease, translated as MSPEDISTLVLLGTFFAMILLRFPIAYAVGLSTVFCLISQGQALVTLPQQMVKGIWSFSLMAVPFFITMGVLMGTGGISDKLIALANSLVGWMRGGLAMVNIVASYFFGGISGSASADTASLGSILIPMMVDQGYEADFSTAVTITSSCEGLLVPPSHNMVIYATTASGISVGALFMAGYIPGALLALSLMVGSYIISVKRNYPKGNPFSLTVFIKQLLTSFWALAAVLIVVVGVVGGVFTATESAAIAVVYSLIVSVFIYRGLTWKGVWKSLDTCVETLAIVLILISTSAAFGYCLTTLHVPLKAANLIKSVSDNPIIIALMLNAILLILGCIMDMAPIILIATPILLPVAQSIGISAIQFGIMVILNCGIGLLTPPVGSVLFIGSAVAKLPMEKVVKATLPFYLCMLITLLLLTFIPSISLWLPAFFGYAV; from the coding sequence ATGAGTCCTGAAGATATTTCGACATTAGTATTACTAGGAACGTTTTTCGCGATGATCTTATTGCGCTTCCCGATTGCTTATGCTGTCGGACTCTCGACTGTATTTTGTTTAATTTCGCAGGGTCAGGCACTTGTTACACTTCCTCAGCAAATGGTCAAAGGCATATGGTCATTTAGTTTAATGGCAGTCCCGTTTTTTATCACAATGGGCGTATTAATGGGCACGGGGGGAATTTCTGACAAGTTAATTGCGCTTGCAAATTCTCTCGTGGGATGGATGCGCGGCGGTCTTGCAATGGTCAATATTGTCGCGTCATACTTTTTCGGGGGGATTTCCGGCTCGGCTTCAGCTGATACGGCTTCTCTAGGCTCGATATTAATTCCCATGATGGTAGATCAGGGCTATGAGGCTGACTTCTCAACAGCAGTTACTATTACATCATCATGTGAGGGCTTGCTTGTGCCTCCCAGTCATAATATGGTAATTTACGCGACTACAGCGAGCGGGATTTCAGTAGGTGCGCTTTTCATGGCCGGATATATTCCCGGAGCTCTTCTCGCATTATCGTTAATGGTAGGTTCTTATATTATTTCAGTCAAGAGAAATTATCCTAAAGGCAATCCCTTCAGCCTGACAGTTTTTATTAAGCAGTTATTAACGTCATTCTGGGCATTAGCGGCGGTCTTAATAGTCGTTGTAGGAGTCGTCGGCGGAGTCTTCACAGCAACTGAATCAGCAGCTATAGCCGTTGTATATTCGCTTATCGTGTCAGTATTTATTTATCGCGGCTTGACATGGAAAGGCGTATGGAAATCGCTTGATACTTGTGTAGAGACTCTTGCGATCGTGTTAATACTTATTTCAACGTCGGCGGCATTCGGTTATTGCTTGACTACTTTGCACGTGCCTCTCAAAGCAGCAAATTTAATTAAGAGTGTATCAGACAACCCGATTATAATTGCTTTAATGCTCAATGCTATATTATTAATTCTCGGCTGTATTATGGACATGGCACCGATTATCTTAATAGCCACGCCGATTTTATTACCGGTTGCACAGTCAATTGGAATCAGCGCGATTCAGTTCGGCATCATGGTAATTCTTAATTGCGGTATAGGTTTATTAACACCTCCGGTCGGGTCGGTTTTATTTATAGGCTCGGCGGTTGCAAAATTGCCGATGGAGAAAGTGGTAAAGGCTACTCTCCCGTTCTATCTTTGCATGTTGATAACTTTATTATTGCTTACATTTATTCCGAGTATAAGTTTATGGCTTCCTGCGTTCTTTGGATATGCAGTATAG